The nucleotide window tcctcgtcgtcgctttCGAGGCATATTCGTATTCTCCAGCGGTGACGTTGTTCTGCCAGTTGTCGCGTGCCATGCCAAACTCCTCGAGAAACACGGGCTTGCCAATCTCGCCGGCCCACCTCGAGGCATTGCCCATGATTTCGGTCGCAAATGCTTTCGCCTGGTCCAGATTGGCCCGCGACGAGTCAAGCATGTCGTATATGCCCCAGTTCTGCACCCAGACGTGAATTGTACCGTAGTCGACGTTCTTGGGCTGATGAACCGCTTTCCAGTACCACTCACCCTGCTTTCCCTCAAAgccggtcgagatgagTTGACGCGGTGCGTGCAAACGGATATAAGTTGAAACACGGTCGATCCAGGCCAAAAGAGGATCGATTGGGTTGGGAGCGTACTCGAGTTTGTACGGACCCAGCAAGTTCTTCTGGTTAGCAGGCTGAGGCTCATTGGCAAGCTGCCATGTCATGATGGTAGCATCTTCCTTGTACAACCGGCCGTTGACCGTGTTGCGTCGATTGAGCACTTTACGAATATGCGCCTTGAACATACGCTCTGCATTCGGATCGGTATAGATGCGGTTTCCATAGGCAGCGTATTCATCAAAGCTGCCAGTAGTAGTGTAATTGCCCCAACCCCTTCCTGGCGCTCCCTCGCGCTGCGGAGGAGCGGTAAAGTTCCACGACGGAGGATAAGCATACTTTTCTTCACCGTTCGCCCAGCTGACATACTGAGCAAAGCCACCAGACCACTGCCACTGGTCGTTGAGCGTCATGGTCGCCCTCATGCCACGCTTTGCCATCTCGGCCAGACACCTGTCCAATCCGACAAAGATCTTTTCATTGTACACCCCAGGCGAGGGCTGCAGCGGCGGATTCATGCGGAAGGGCTGCTTGGTGGGAGCTCCTTCCGAACCGGCCATGATGCGGAGGTGGTTGATGCCCGCGGAAGCCATCTGgtccagctcggcgatgAATCGCTTGTGCACACCTCCTGCGTCCGAATCGGCAGCGAGGTTCATGCAAGCCCAGTAGTTCATCCCGGTCAGGTAATAGGTGCGATTGGACGAATCACGCAGTCGAAGCTTGTCTACGTGGATGTAGTCATTGGCCGCCACCGGGTTGGACTTGTGATGCGAGAGACTAGCTTCTTTTGCCGCTTCTGTGCTCACCACAGTCGTCACAAGACTGAGAGCTAAAATGACTGGAGAGGCTGCCAAGGTGATCTTCATCTCGATGTTTGCTTTGGAGGTTGGGTGGTTGAAAGAAGCGGATACCGACCCATCCAATCAACCATTGGTGTCTATATACGTTGTGGCTGATGGCTAAGTACTGTTGATCCGCAAACGTTGGTCACATCAAGCCATGGAAAAATCACGGAtgcagaatcacgaatgttcTGATGTGTTTTAGCGTAATCCTCTCACTCATCGACCACGATTTACTTTGCTGTCTGAGAGGGCGACAACGGCAACATCCCCTAAGTTTCGCAAGGTCGGCTGTCGCctcacaatcgtgaatgcgagcagcggctgcagcacctTTTGCTTGGAACTTCGCATCCAGCTGAAGCATGGGGGTTGAATCGTCTCGTGTTGGCCTATTGTGTGGTTCCTGATATGTGTCCGCCGATGGTCGCACGGTTCATCTACGCGGACCACACTAGAGATAACCGACGCTAGCGATACTCACCGCTCGCTAAGCGCCAACACGTTGGTAAAAAAGCGAAGCGAAACTCATCACGCGGGAAACGGGTCACGAGTGCACGGTTGTACGCGTGGCTGGGaattcacattcacagaCAACACATCGAGGGCAGCGACAATCACGTTGATGCCAGACAATGAAACCGAGCACTCTTCGGGCCAAAACAACCGAGATCACCAACGCTAGAGCCTAGATTTGGATCACCAGAATGCGAGCATGCTTCAGAGGATGACATCCAGGATAGAGGAGCGAATACAAGCCGAAGAACGTTTTGAGCGAGTATCGACATTTACCTACCAACTGCCACAGACCACATCGGCATCAACTTCTCATCATCAGTGCTGCGTGGATGCCTAGACATCGCAGTCCTAATCGATGCATCCACTGGCACTATGTTTCGCCCCGAGCTCGGTGAAGATACGATTAGTCCTCATGTCAGAACTCAATCCCCCACATCTTCTTTGATTACATACCGTCGCAACGGTTATAGCATCAGAAATCGTCAATATCGTCATCGGACAAGATGAGATTCTCCTGTTCGCCCACCTCTTGCTCTGGCTTGAAATTCCGTTTGACTCGTTGGTGAACTTTTAGCCGCTGGCCCCCGGCCTCATCGTCTTCTGCATGATCGTCATCCGCCACAATGCCAGAATCGTGCTCGTCCAGCATCCTAGAGGCGGTATCCGCCACCCCGGCGTAGTCGaacctcatcctcgctACATCGGCCGCTTTGCCATCGAATGCATCCGGCCGTATCTTTGCGAGCAAGGGTAGGACCTCCGTCACGAGTGTTACTGCGTCACTCCTCAGAAGTGTAGTTTGCATTGACGCTTCCCCTAAACGGGCATCACTTCTTTGCATCTCATCGATCGAGTCAGACGGTTGGTTGAACTTGGTCCGCCTCAGACCCCTCCCTCCTGCCACATCTTCCCTATCGATCCTACCATCGATTCGCAACGAGCTGGCCTTCACATCCTCCACATCCAGCAAAATTCCCCTGAGCTTCTTTTGGACATCCCACCAAGTCGCTTTCCCCAACTTCTGACCTTGCCTTCTCACCGGGCTCGGCAGTCCTATCAACGTGGCCCTAATCGAGATCAAGAATGCATAGTAGGCTGACAAAGTTGAGAATCGATATCCGTCGTGCAACGGCGTCAAGGCGTCGGCTGTGCTGAAACCATCCAGAATGGTTTCGCATTGTTCGATCTCGGTGGTGAACTGGGGTAGATTTTGATGGAGATAAAGCTGGAAGATGGTCGAGTCCACGGGTAGGTCCGCCCACAGCTGGTCAGGCTGAACACGAGATGGGCGGCGGTAGAGATGCGACATGTGGACCGGTAGTTGGTAGACGGTTTCGTCATTGGGAGCAGGTGGGACGATGAACTGCATTGCTTTGTTCAATCGATGTTTGAGCGGAATCCTGTCGCCTTCATTCTCGGATTGAGAGTCTTGATCATCGTCTGAGCCTTGATGGTCGGGCTTGTTTGCAGTTTGGCCGAAGTCGTCACCGGGATCACCCTCCCTTTTGTTATACAAAACCTTGCCTAGC belongs to Mycosarcoma maydis chromosome 3, whole genome shotgun sequence and includes:
- a CDS encoding uncharacterized protein (related to Endo-1,4-beta-mannosidase) → MKITLAASPVILALSLVTTVVSTEAAKEASLSHHKSNPVAANDYIHVDKLRLRDSSNRTYYLTGMNYWACMNLAADSDAGGVHKRFIAELDQMASAGINHLRIMAGSEGAPTKQPFRMNPPLQPSPGVYNEKIFVGLDRCLAEMAKRGMRATMTLNDQWQWSGGFAQYVSWANGEEKYAYPPSWNFTAPPQREGAPGRGWGNYTTTGSFDEYAAYGNRIYTDPNAERMFKAHIRKVLNRRNTVNGRLYKEDATIMTWQLANEPQPANQKNLLGPYKLEYAPNPIDPLLAWIDRVSTYIRLHAPRQLISTGFEGKQGEWYWKAVHQPKNVDYGTIHVWVQNWGIYDMLDSSRANLDQAKAFATEIMGNASRWAGEIGKPVFLEEFGMARDNWQNNVTAGEYEYASKATTRNKDEYLAHIIGLAVKSFKSKKGGFIGTAPWAYGGVYRPETQKVNEFGMWWAGDPPHEAPGWYDVYETDYAMQIVKQQKESIGKFIAGVRSKS